One Dioscorea cayenensis subsp. rotundata cultivar TDr96_F1 chromosome 15, TDr96_F1_v2_PseudoChromosome.rev07_lg8_w22 25.fasta, whole genome shotgun sequence genomic region harbors:
- the LOC120277254 gene encoding tubulin alpha-4 chain — protein sequence MRECISIHIGQAGIQVGNACWELYCLEHGIQPDGRMPSDKTVGGGDDAFNTFFSETGAGKHVPRAIFVDLEPTVIDEVRTGTYRQLFHPEQLISGKEDAANNFARGHYTIGKEIVDLCLDRIRKLADNCTGLQGFLVFNAVGGGTGSGLGSLLLERLSVDYGKKSKLGFTVYPSPQVSTSVVEPYNSVLSTHSLLEHTDVAVLLDNEAIYDICRRSLDIDRPTYTNLNRLISQVISSLTASLRFDGALNVDVTEFQTNLVPYPRIHFMLSSYAPVISAEKAYHEQLSVAEITNSAFEPSSMMAKCDPRHGKYMACCLMYRGDVVPKDVNAAVATIKTKRTIQFVDWCPTGFKCGINYQAPTVVPGGDLAKVQRAVCMISNSTSVAEVFSRIDHKFDLMYQKRAFVHWYVGEGMEEGEFSEAREDLAALEKDYEEVGAEGGEGDDGDDDDIEYLG from the exons ATGAGAGAGTGCATCTCGATCCACATCGGCCAGGCTGGGATCCAAGTCGGCAATGCATGCTGGGAGCTCTACTGCCTTGAGCACGGCATCCag CCAGATGGACGAATGCCAAGTGACAAAACAGTCGGCGGAGGTGACGACGCATTCAACACCTTCTTCAGTGAAACCGGTGCCGGAAAGCACGTCCCACGTGCAATCTTCGTCGATCTAGAACCAACTGTGATTGACGAAGTCCGCACTGGCACCTACCGTCAGCTCTTTCATCCTGAACAACTCATCAGTGGCAAAGAAGATGCCGCCAATAACTTCGCTCGCGGCCACTACACCATTGGCAAAGAAATCGTCGATCTCTGCCTCGACCGCATCCGCAAGCTCGCCGACAACTGCACTGGTCTTCAAGGCTTCCTTGTCTTCAATGCCGTCGGTGGTGGCACCGGTTCCGGCCTCGGTTCTCTCCTTCTAGAACGTCTATCAGTTGATTATGGGAAAAAATCCAAGCTGGGTTTCACTGTCTACCCTTCTCCTCAGGTTTCCACCTCCGTTGTTGAACCTTACAACAGCGTGCTTTCCACCCACTCACTTCTTGAACACACTGATGTCGCCGTGCTCCTTGACAATGAAGCCATCTACGACATTTGCCGACGTTCTCTTGACATTGATCGCCCAACGTACACCAACCTCAACCGCCTCATTTCTCAG GTAATCTCATCCCTGACGGCGTCACTCCGCTTTGACGGCGCACTGAACGTAGACGTAACTGAATTCCAAACAAACCTAGTCCCATACCCACGCATCCACTTCATGCTCTCCTCCTACGCTCCTGTGATCTCCGCCGAGAAAGCATACCATGAGCAACTCTCCGTTGCAGAGATTACAAACAGCGCATTTGAGCCATCATCGATGATGGCCAAGTGCGACCCACGGCACGGCAAGTACATGGCCTGCTGTTTAATGTACCGCGGCGACGTTGTGCCGAAGGACGTTAACGCGGCGGTGGCGACGATCAAGACGAAGAGGACGATCCAGTTTGTGGACTGGTGTCCGACCGGGTTCAAGTGTGGGATAAATTATCAGGCGCCGACGGTGGTGCCCGGAGGGGATTTGGCGAAGGTGCAGAGAGCAGTGTGCATGATATCGAACTCAACGAGTGTTGCGGAGGTGTTCTCTAGGATTGATCATAAGTTTGATTTGATGTACCAGAAGAGGGCGTTTGTGCATTGGTATGTTGGGGAGGGGATGGAGGAAGGGGAGTTTTCGGAGGCGAGAGAGGATTTGGCGGCGTTGGAGAAGGATTATGAGGAGGTTGGTGCGGAAGGTGGGGAGGGTGATGAtggggatgatgatgatattgAATATTTGGGTTAG
- the LOC120277048 gene encoding KH domain-containing protein HEN4-like isoform X1 encodes MAFQVTPSKRPYERHPLESNGRGKWQKTAPSITQQNQSKASPGAVVFRLLCPISKFGSIIGKGGGIIAKIRQDTGAKIRIEETIPGCDERVVVITSSESDMEARNEHDQEDEGEKSPPDDDKDNKDADENDNEKGDDAPAADGSKSEKGSSSAQMALLLVCERITEEEPENDGDEEVSKISSVSIRLLVLSSQVGCILGKGGSVIKQMSADSGAQIRILPRDKLPLCASPVDEIVQIAGGLDSVRKAIQLVSQQLLEHPPRERDSFPGSNPSGSSSHPFSNMPHAEIPRGEVLPPPMRPFPGQGPPPFSNRPYDAPDHHLSMPPPIPRLHENIPPGRIQVPPEILTFRLLCSNDKVGSIIGKGGNIIKSLQHETGCEIKVLETTPESDDRIVVISGPSLPDDRISPAQDAILRIQERIMMAASDNNSRESSPLMRLIVSSNQTGCLLGKGGSVIAEMRKLSGAHIRILGKEQVPKSVSDNEEVVQVNGEFRAIQDALIQITTQLRHHLFRDKISGRNQIGRPPFNDQLPPFGSYMGRRESPPPRMLHNLPPPFLNYDSVGRPHEDRPPFGPMHGPGMAPHNFERFLPPPWAPQSMRDAGGSVPIPDYAGAPQRRIGGYPGGSQPAVITNTTVDVVVPRSLVPVIYGEDGGCLKKIREISEAKITITEPRPEATETVIIISGTPDQTHAAQSLLQAFVSSESESP; translated from the exons ATGGCGTTTCAAGTCACACCTTCTAAGAGACCGTATGAACGTCATCCTCTGGAATCAAATGGAAGGGGGAAGTGGCAAAAGACTGCACCTTCCATCACACAGCAGAATCAGTCTAAAGCATCACCTGGTGCTGTTGTATTTCGATTGCTTTGCCCTATTTCTAAATTTGGAAGCATAATTGGTAAAGGTGGTGGTATCATAGCAAAGATTCGGCAAGATACTGGTGCAAAGATCAGGATTGAGGAAACTATCCCTGGTTGTGATGAAAGAGTTGTTGTTATCACAAGTTCTGAGAGTGACATGGAGGCTAGAAATGAGCATGACCAAGAAGATGAGGGAGAGAAAAGTCCACCTGATGATGATAAGGACAACAAGGATGCTGATGAAAACGACAATGAAAAAGGGGATGATGCTCCAGCAGCAGATGGTTCAAAGTCTGAGAAGGGTTCATCATCAGCACAAATGGCTCTTCTCCTTGTTTGCGAGAGGATAACAGAAGAGGAACCTGAAAATGACGGAGATGAGGAAGTGAGCAAGATTTCCTCTGTTTCCATAAGACTTCTTGTTTTATCTAGCCAAGTTGGTTGTATTCTGGGAAAGGGTGGAAGTGTAATCAAGCAAATGTCAGCTGATAGTGGAGCACAAATTCGCATACTCCCTAGGGATAAACTTCCTCTCTGTGCTTCACCAGTTGATGAAATTGTACAG ATTGCTGGAGGGCTTGACTCAGTTAGGAAAGCTATCCAACTTGTATCTCAGCAACTTCTGGAGCATCCACCCCGTGAAAGAGATTCATTCCCTGGAAGCAATCCTTCTGGATCATCGTCTCATCCATTCTCTAACATGCCTCATGCAGAAATCCCTAGAGGAGAAGTTCTTCCACCACCAATGCGTCCTTTTCCTGGTCAAGgaccaccaccattttccaacaGACCTTATGATGCTCCAGATCATCATTTAAGTATGCCTCCTCCTATTCCAAGGTTGCATGAAAACATTCCACCAGGTCGAATCCAAGTTCCCCCTGAGATTCTCACCTTTCGGTTGCTTTGCTCTAATGATAAGGTTGGGAGCATTATTGGAAAAGGAGGGAATATCATCAAAAGTCTTCAACATGAGACAGGTTGCGAGATAAAAGTTCTTGAAACTACTCCTGAATCAGATGATCGTATTGTAGTCATATCTGGCCCTTCg CTGCCTGATGATAGGATCTCTCCAGCACAAGATGCCATACTTCGTATACAGGAGAGAATTATGATGGCTGCATCTGATAACAATAGTAGAGAGAGTAGTCCGTTAATGAGACTTATTGTTTCCTCAAACCAGACTGGTTGCCTTCTTGGCAAAGGTGGTTCCGTAATAGCAGAAATGAGGAAACTTTCTGGCGCACATATTCGCATATTGGGTAAAGAGCAGGTCCCAAAGAGTGTGTCTGATAATGAGGAAGTTGTTCAG GTAAATGGTGAATTTAGGGCCATTCAGGATGCTTTGATACAGATAACTACTCAGCTGAGGCATCATCTCTTCCGAGATAAAATTTCTGGTAGGAACCAAATTGGGCGTCCACCCTTTAACGATCAACTACCGCCATTTGGATCATATATGGGCAGGAGGGAGTCTCCACCTCCAAGAATGCTGCATAACTTGCCTCCACCCTTTCTCAACTATGATTCTGTTGGTCGGCCCCATGAAGACAGGCCTCCTTTTGGACCAATGCATGGTCCTGGTATGGCCCCTCATAATTTTGAAAGATTTCTACCTCCACCATGGGCACCTCAG AGCATGAGAGATGCTGGTGGTTCAGTGCCTATACCTGACTATGCAGGAGCCCCACAAAGGAGGATTGGTGGATATCCTGG TGGAAGCCAGCCTGCTGTTATTACAAATACAACTGTAGATGTTGTTGTTCCCCGTTCTCTTGTCCCTGTGATCTATGGAGAGGATGGTGGCTGTTTAAAGAAGATACGTGAG ATATCTGAAGCAAAAATTACCATTACCGAACCTCGTCCAGAAGCAACAGAGACGGTAATAATTATATCTGGAACACCAGACCAGACTCATGCTGCACAGAGCCTTCTCCAAGCATTTGTATCTTCTGAATCTGAATCCCCTTGA
- the LOC120277048 gene encoding RNA-binding KH domain-containing protein RCF3-like isoform X2 — protein sequence MAFQVTPSKRPYERHPLESNGRGKWQKTAPSITQQNQSKASPGAVVFRLLCPISKFGSIIGKGGGIIAKIRQDTGAKIRIEETIPGCDERVVVITSSESDMEARNEHDQEDEGEKSPPDDDKDNKDADENDNEKGDDAPAADGSKSEKGSSSAQMALLLVCERITEEEPENDGDEEVSKISSVSIRLLVLSSQVGCILGKGGSVIKQMSADSGAQIRILPRDKLPLCASPVDEIVQIAGGLDSVRKAIQLVSQQLLEHPPRERDSFPGSNPSGSSSHPFSNMPHAEIPRGEVLPPPMRPFPGQGPPPFSNRPYDAPDHHLSMPPPIPRLHENIPPGRIQVPPEILTFRLLCSNDKVGSIIGKGGNIIKSLQHETGCEIKVLETTPESDDRIVVISGPSLPDDRISPAQDAILRIQERIMMAASDNNSRESSPLMRLIVSSNQTGCLLGKGGSVIAEMRKLSGAHIRILGKEQVPKSVSDNEEVVQVNGEFRAIQDALIQITTQLRHHLFRDKISGRNQIGRPPFNDQLPPFGSYMGRRESPPPRMLHNLPPPFLNYDSVGRPHEDRPPFGPMHGPGMAPHNFERFLPPPWAPQV from the exons ATGGCGTTTCAAGTCACACCTTCTAAGAGACCGTATGAACGTCATCCTCTGGAATCAAATGGAAGGGGGAAGTGGCAAAAGACTGCACCTTCCATCACACAGCAGAATCAGTCTAAAGCATCACCTGGTGCTGTTGTATTTCGATTGCTTTGCCCTATTTCTAAATTTGGAAGCATAATTGGTAAAGGTGGTGGTATCATAGCAAAGATTCGGCAAGATACTGGTGCAAAGATCAGGATTGAGGAAACTATCCCTGGTTGTGATGAAAGAGTTGTTGTTATCACAAGTTCTGAGAGTGACATGGAGGCTAGAAATGAGCATGACCAAGAAGATGAGGGAGAGAAAAGTCCACCTGATGATGATAAGGACAACAAGGATGCTGATGAAAACGACAATGAAAAAGGGGATGATGCTCCAGCAGCAGATGGTTCAAAGTCTGAGAAGGGTTCATCATCAGCACAAATGGCTCTTCTCCTTGTTTGCGAGAGGATAACAGAAGAGGAACCTGAAAATGACGGAGATGAGGAAGTGAGCAAGATTTCCTCTGTTTCCATAAGACTTCTTGTTTTATCTAGCCAAGTTGGTTGTATTCTGGGAAAGGGTGGAAGTGTAATCAAGCAAATGTCAGCTGATAGTGGAGCACAAATTCGCATACTCCCTAGGGATAAACTTCCTCTCTGTGCTTCACCAGTTGATGAAATTGTACAG ATTGCTGGAGGGCTTGACTCAGTTAGGAAAGCTATCCAACTTGTATCTCAGCAACTTCTGGAGCATCCACCCCGTGAAAGAGATTCATTCCCTGGAAGCAATCCTTCTGGATCATCGTCTCATCCATTCTCTAACATGCCTCATGCAGAAATCCCTAGAGGAGAAGTTCTTCCACCACCAATGCGTCCTTTTCCTGGTCAAGgaccaccaccattttccaacaGACCTTATGATGCTCCAGATCATCATTTAAGTATGCCTCCTCCTATTCCAAGGTTGCATGAAAACATTCCACCAGGTCGAATCCAAGTTCCCCCTGAGATTCTCACCTTTCGGTTGCTTTGCTCTAATGATAAGGTTGGGAGCATTATTGGAAAAGGAGGGAATATCATCAAAAGTCTTCAACATGAGACAGGTTGCGAGATAAAAGTTCTTGAAACTACTCCTGAATCAGATGATCGTATTGTAGTCATATCTGGCCCTTCg CTGCCTGATGATAGGATCTCTCCAGCACAAGATGCCATACTTCGTATACAGGAGAGAATTATGATGGCTGCATCTGATAACAATAGTAGAGAGAGTAGTCCGTTAATGAGACTTATTGTTTCCTCAAACCAGACTGGTTGCCTTCTTGGCAAAGGTGGTTCCGTAATAGCAGAAATGAGGAAACTTTCTGGCGCACATATTCGCATATTGGGTAAAGAGCAGGTCCCAAAGAGTGTGTCTGATAATGAGGAAGTTGTTCAG GTAAATGGTGAATTTAGGGCCATTCAGGATGCTTTGATACAGATAACTACTCAGCTGAGGCATCATCTCTTCCGAGATAAAATTTCTGGTAGGAACCAAATTGGGCGTCCACCCTTTAACGATCAACTACCGCCATTTGGATCATATATGGGCAGGAGGGAGTCTCCACCTCCAAGAATGCTGCATAACTTGCCTCCACCCTTTCTCAACTATGATTCTGTTGGTCGGCCCCATGAAGACAGGCCTCCTTTTGGACCAATGCATGGTCCTGGTATGGCCCCTCATAATTTTGAAAGATTTCTACCTCCACCATGGGCACCTCAGGTAT AG